In Pseudomonas fluorescens, one genomic interval encodes:
- a CDS encoding mechanosensitive ion channel family protein encodes MELDLWTQSLVTAMTALWTKVANFIPNLFGALVVLLLGFVVAKLLDTLLSKLLAKLGLDRLMGGTGLTKLMSRAGLQVPISTLIGKIVYWFVLLIFLVSAAESLGLERVSATLDMLALYLPKVFGAALVLLVGVLLAQLANGLVRGAAEGVGLDYASGLGRIAQGLVIIISISVAISQLEVKTDLLNHVIVIVLITVGLAVALAMGLGSREIAGQILAGIYVRELYQVGQQVRVGEVEGQIEEIGTVKTTLLTDEGELVSLSNRILLEQHVSSR; translated from the coding sequence ATGGAACTTGATCTCTGGACTCAGAGCCTCGTCACTGCAATGACTGCGTTGTGGACCAAAGTCGCCAACTTCATCCCGAACCTGTTCGGCGCACTGGTGGTGCTGCTGTTGGGTTTCGTGGTGGCCAAGCTACTCGATACCTTGCTGTCCAAATTGCTCGCCAAACTGGGCCTTGATCGCCTGATGGGCGGCACCGGTCTGACCAAGTTGATGTCGCGGGCCGGCCTGCAAGTGCCGATCTCGACCTTGATCGGCAAGATTGTTTACTGGTTCGTTCTGCTGATTTTCCTGGTTTCTGCAGCAGAGTCCCTTGGACTTGAGCGAGTTTCAGCTACGCTGGACATGCTGGCGTTGTATTTGCCGAAGGTTTTCGGCGCCGCGCTGGTGTTGCTGGTGGGTGTTTTGCTCGCGCAATTGGCCAACGGCCTGGTGCGCGGAGCGGCAGAAGGCGTAGGGCTGGACTACGCTTCGGGTTTGGGCCGAATCGCCCAGGGGCTGGTGATCATCATCAGTATCTCGGTCGCGATCAGCCAGCTCGAGGTCAAGACTGACCTGCTGAACCATGTGATTGTCATCGTATTGATTACCGTTGGTCTGGCCGTTGCGCTGGCCATGGGTTTGGGAAGCCGGGAAATTGCCGGTCAGATTCTTGCGGGAATCTATGTGCGTGAGTTGTATCAGGTTGGGCAACAAGTGCGTGTTGGCGAGGTCGAAGGCCAGATCGAAGAGATCGGCACGGTTAAAACCACATTGCTGACCGATGAGGGTGAGCTAGTCTCACTTTCCAATCGGATCCTGCTGGAACAGCATGTGAGTAGCCGCTAA
- the ppsR gene encoding posphoenolpyruvate synthetase regulatory kinase/phosphorylase PpsR: MKRSAFFISDGTGITAETLGQSLLAQFENITFTKLTRPYIDNADKARAMVQQINKAAETDGFRPIIFDTIVNQDIREILATSNGFMIDIFSTFLAPLEQELTEHSSYTVGKSHSIGHNSNYMERIEAVNFALDNDDGARTHYYDKADLILVGVSRCGKTPTCLYMAMQFGIRAANYPLTEDDMERLTLPTALRAHQHKLFGLTIDPDRLTAIRNERKPNSRYSSYAQCEFEVREVENLFRRENIPHINSTHFSVEEISAKILVEKGVERRFK, encoded by the coding sequence ATGAAACGATCTGCTTTCTTTATCTCCGATGGCACCGGCATTACCGCCGAAACCCTGGGTCAAAGCCTTCTGGCGCAGTTCGAAAACATTACCTTCACCAAGCTCACGCGGCCGTATATCGACAACGCGGACAAAGCGCGGGCCATGGTACAACAAATCAACAAAGCCGCTGAAACCGACGGCTTCCGTCCGATCATCTTCGACACCATCGTCAATCAGGACATCCGTGAGATTCTCGCAACCTCCAATGGTTTCATGATCGACATTTTCTCGACCTTCCTCGCCCCGCTCGAACAGGAACTGACCGAGCATTCTTCCTACACCGTCGGCAAATCGCACTCGATCGGGCATAACTCCAATTACATGGAGCGCATCGAGGCGGTGAACTTCGCCCTCGACAACGACGACGGCGCGCGCACCCACTATTACGACAAGGCCGACCTGATACTAGTGGGCGTGTCGCGTTGTGGTAAGACGCCGACGTGTCTGTACATGGCGATGCAGTTCGGCATCCGTGCGGCCAACTACCCGCTGACCGAAGACGACATGGAACGCCTGACCCTGCCGACCGCCCTGCGCGCCCATCAGCACAAGCTGTTCGGCCTGACCATCGACCCCGACCGCCTCACCGCGATCCGCAACGAGCGCAAGCCCAACAGCCGCTATTCGAGCTACGCCCAGTGCGAATTCGAAGTGCGCGAAGTGGAAAACCTGTTCCGCCGCGAGAACATCCCGCACATCAACTCCACGCATTTTTCGGTGGAAGAGATTTCGGCGAAGATTCTGGTGGAGAAAGGCGTGGAGCGGCGGTTCAAATAG
- a CDS encoding DMT family transporter: MSTAISAPLNISKPWLAGLLTSTLFLIVCLSWGTTWLGIKIAVESVPPLTAAGLRFLIAFPLFLSFAALRREPLLFPRQSRWFFVFVTLSYFSLPYYLLNYGEMHVSSGLTALLFSCMPVFILMFSALFLREKILPTQMLGIAIGFASLFMIIRSQGLHLDQAEWLGVLAILCAAILHALCYVVTKKHGSAISVITYNTLPIGIAGLMLFIVGLNVEAPVFKDVTARSWGALLYLGLVASVGGFIVYFILLKRLSPVLLSFVFIIFPVFALLIGAWYEGTSISRELMLYSAILLTGFAITKLPLKR; encoded by the coding sequence ATGTCGACTGCCATCAGCGCACCGCTGAACATCAGCAAACCCTGGCTCGCCGGATTGCTCACCAGCACGTTGTTTCTGATCGTCTGCCTGAGCTGGGGCACTACGTGGCTGGGGATCAAGATTGCCGTGGAAAGCGTGCCGCCACTGACCGCCGCGGGCCTGCGCTTTCTGATCGCCTTTCCGCTGTTCCTGAGCTTCGCCGCACTGCGCAGGGAACCGCTGTTGTTCCCGCGACAGAGCCGCTGGTTTTTCGTGTTCGTCACGCTGTCGTACTTCAGCCTGCCGTACTACCTGCTCAACTACGGCGAGATGCACGTTTCGTCCGGTCTGACAGCGCTGCTGTTCAGTTGCATGCCGGTGTTTATCCTGATGTTTTCCGCGCTGTTCCTGCGCGAGAAAATCCTCCCCACACAGATGCTCGGTATCGCCATCGGTTTCGCCAGTCTGTTCATGATCATTCGCAGCCAGGGCCTGCATCTGGATCAGGCGGAATGGCTCGGCGTATTGGCGATTCTGTGCGCGGCGATCCTGCATGCGCTGTGTTACGTGGTGACTAAAAAGCACGGCAGCGCGATCAGCGTGATCACCTACAACACCCTGCCGATCGGCATCGCCGGGCTGATGTTATTTATTGTCGGCTTGAACGTGGAAGCACCGGTATTCAAGGACGTGACCGCGCGCTCATGGGGCGCTCTGCTGTACCTCGGACTGGTGGCGTCAGTGGGCGGCTTTATCGTGTATTTCATCCTGCTCAAACGCCTGAGCCCGGTGCTGTTGTCGTTCGTGTTCATCATCTTCCCGGTATTCGCCCTGCTCATCGGCGCCTGGTACGAAGGCACGTCGATCTCCCGGGAGCTGATGCTGTACTCGGCGATCCTGCTCACCGGTTTCGCGATCACCAAGCTACCGCTCAAACGCTGA
- a CDS encoding zinc transporter ZntB: MFEEENAQWGLVHALVLDGKGGARSIARTELDDLQLQAHESLWLHWDRSHPQTQTWLRKSSGLNEFACDLLLEENTRPRLLPLPDAELLLFLRGVNLNPGAEPEDMVSVRIFASAQRVISLRLRPLRATDELLALLSEGKGPKTSSELILYLAQFLTNKVQDLVTCLSELVDEEEEKLDADERYTPEHGSILHIRRRAAGLKRFLAPQRDIFGQLTRIKLPWFVDDDADYWNELNNSLTRYLEELELTRERMGLVLEAEDRRLNVRMNRTMYRFGIITCIFLPMSFLTGLLGINVGGIPFSSSPYGFLIACLTVLAMAFGQWWLFRRLRWV, encoded by the coding sequence ATGTTCGAGGAAGAAAACGCGCAGTGGGGGCTGGTGCATGCCCTGGTGCTGGACGGTAAAGGCGGTGCGCGTTCGATTGCCCGGACTGAGCTCGACGATCTGCAACTGCAGGCCCATGAGAGCCTGTGGCTGCATTGGGATCGCAGCCATCCGCAAACCCAGACCTGGCTGCGCAAATCCAGCGGCCTGAATGAATTTGCCTGCGACCTGCTGCTGGAAGAGAACACCCGGCCACGCCTGTTGCCGTTGCCGGATGCCGAACTGTTGCTGTTTCTGCGCGGGGTCAACCTCAACCCCGGCGCCGAGCCGGAAGACATGGTCTCGGTGCGGATTTTCGCGTCGGCGCAACGGGTCATCTCGCTGCGTTTGCGTCCGCTGCGCGCCACCGATGAGTTGCTGGCGCTGCTAAGCGAGGGCAAAGGCCCGAAAACTTCCTCTGAACTGATCCTGTATCTGGCGCAATTCCTCACCAACAAGGTGCAGGATCTGGTCACCTGCCTGTCGGAACTGGTCGATGAAGAGGAAGAAAAACTGGATGCCGACGAACGGTATACCCCCGAGCATGGCTCGATTTTGCACATCCGCCGCCGGGCGGCCGGACTGAAGCGTTTTCTGGCACCGCAGCGGGATATTTTCGGACAACTGACCCGGATAAAACTGCCGTGGTTTGTCGACGATGACGCTGACTACTGGAACGAATTGAACAACAGCCTGACGCGCTATCTCGAGGAGCTGGAATTGACCCGAGAGCGCATGGGGCTTGTGCTGGAGGCCGAAGACCGGCGTTTGAACGTGCGCATGAATCGCACGATGTACCGCTTCGGCATCATCACCTGCATCTTTTTGCCGATGAGTTTTCTCACCGGCCTGCTGGGTATCAATGTGGGCGGCATTCCGTTCTCGAGCAGCCCTTATGGTTTCCTGATTGCCTGTCTGACGGTGCTGGCGATGGCCTTCGGTCAATGGTGGTTATTCCGCCGTTTGCGCTGGGTGTGA
- a CDS encoding PLP-dependent aminotransferase family protein, with protein sequence MTVKVSIAMVSILRDGLANGVGVKYKRLADAVQQAIAEGVIAAGAKLPPHRLLADSLGVTIGTISRAYGELERVGLVVARVGDGTYVRERGMERPQDKGFRNVSDEPRACFDMSRNQPIPGQEAAFMSQTLHSLASDPRGLQQLTGYTVESGLLRHRQAGARWLSHGAFQPHADQVLCVNGGQHGLLCALMGLLKAGDTLVTEHLTYPGLISVARQLGIKLIGVAMDDEGLLPAALDDICRQHRVSALYCTPTIQNPTAAVMSVPRREAIADICRQHNLLIFEDDAHAVLARQRPLPLSHFAAERAVLIGSLSKAVSAGLRVGYLHAPQALIGRLSAAIRGTCWMANPLAMELASRWIDNGMAERLLDEQISEIGRRKALVAPVLAGFNYKADAHSPHFWIEVPELWRASQIAAELKENNYLVATAEAFAVGHAAVPQFIRASVCNAVGDDRLLLGGFEALARALTETV encoded by the coding sequence ATGACTGTCAAAGTAAGTATTGCCATGGTGTCAATCCTCCGCGACGGCCTCGCCAACGGGGTGGGGGTAAAGTACAAGCGCCTGGCGGATGCGGTGCAGCAGGCCATCGCCGAAGGCGTGATTGCGGCGGGAGCGAAATTGCCGCCGCACCGGCTGTTGGCCGATAGCCTGGGCGTGACCATCGGCACCATCAGTCGCGCCTATGGCGAACTGGAGCGGGTCGGTCTGGTGGTGGCCCGGGTCGGCGATGGCACTTATGTGCGTGAGCGCGGGATGGAGCGGCCGCAGGACAAGGGCTTTCGCAATGTCAGCGATGAGCCGCGCGCCTGTTTCGACATGAGCCGCAATCAGCCTATCCCTGGGCAGGAAGCGGCATTCATGAGCCAGACCCTGCACAGCCTCGCCAGTGATCCGCGCGGCTTGCAGCAGTTGACCGGTTACACCGTCGAAAGCGGTTTGCTGCGGCATCGGCAGGCGGGGGCGCGCTGGTTGAGTCATGGCGCGTTCCAGCCGCACGCCGATCAGGTGTTGTGCGTCAATGGCGGCCAGCATGGCTTGCTGTGCGCCTTGATGGGCCTGCTCAAGGCCGGCGATACGCTGGTTACCGAGCATCTGACTTACCCGGGGCTGATCAGCGTCGCGCGCCAGTTGGGGATCAAACTCATCGGTGTCGCAATGGATGACGAAGGGCTGCTGCCGGCAGCGCTGGACGACATCTGCCGGCAGCACCGTGTCTCGGCGCTGTACTGCACGCCGACGATTCAGAACCCGACGGCAGCAGTCATGTCCGTGCCGCGGCGCGAAGCGATTGCCGACATCTGTCGCCAACACAATCTGCTGATTTTCGAGGACGACGCACATGCGGTGCTGGCCCGCCAGCGACCGTTGCCGCTGAGCCATTTCGCCGCCGAGCGCGCGGTGTTGATCGGCAGTCTGAGCAAGGCCGTTTCAGCCGGTCTGCGGGTCGGTTATCTGCATGCACCGCAAGCGCTGATCGGGCGCCTGAGTGCGGCTATTCGCGGCACCTGCTGGATGGCTAATCCGCTGGCGATGGAGTTGGCGAGCCGCTGGATCGACAACGGCATGGCCGAGCGTTTGCTGGATGAGCAGATCAGCGAGATCGGCCGGCGCAAGGCGCTGGTCGCACCGGTGTTGGCGGGGTTCAATTACAAGGCGGATGCGCATAGCCCGCACTTCTGGATTGAGGTGCCGGAGCTGTGGCGGGCCTCGCAGATTGCTGCGGAGCTGAAGGAAAACAACTACCTGGTGGCCACCGCCGAGGCCTTTGCGGTGGGGCATGCGGCGGTGCCGCAGTTCATTCGAGCGAGTGTGTGCAATGCGGTGGGAGATGATCGGTTGTTGCTGGGAGGGTTCGAGGCTCTGGCGCGGGCATTAACGGAAACCGTGTAA
- the sigX gene encoding RNA polymerase sigma factor SigX, with protein MNKAQTLSTRYDPRELSDEELVARSHTELFHVTRAYEELMRRYQRTLFNVCARYLGNDRDADDVCQEVMLKVLYGLKNFEGKSKFKTWLYSITYNECITQYRKERRKRRLMDALSLDPLEEASEEKAPKPEEKGGLDRWLVYVNPIDREILVLRFVAELEFQEIADIMHMGLSATKMRYKRALDKLREKFAGIAET; from the coding sequence TTGAATAAAGCCCAAACGCTATCCACGCGCTATGACCCCCGTGAGCTCTCTGATGAGGAGTTGGTCGCGCGCTCGCATACCGAGCTGTTTCACGTGACGCGCGCCTATGAAGAGCTGATGCGGCGTTACCAGCGAACATTATTTAACGTTTGTGCGAGATATCTTGGGAACGATCGCGACGCAGACGATGTCTGTCAGGAAGTGATGCTTAAGGTGCTGTACGGCCTGAAGAACTTCGAGGGGAAATCGAAGTTCAAAACCTGGCTCTACAGCATCACGTATAACGAATGCATCACGCAGTATCGGAAGGAACGGCGAAAGCGTCGCTTGATGGACGCCTTGAGTCTGGACCCGCTGGAAGAAGCGTCGGAAGAAAAGGCGCCGAAACCCGAGGAGAAGGGCGGACTCGATCGCTGGCTGGTGTATGTGAACCCGATTGACCGTGAAATTCTGGTGCTACGATTTGTCGCAGAGCTGGAGTTTCAGGAGATCGCAGACATCATGCACATGGGTTTGAGTGCGACAAAAATGCGGTACAAACGTGCTCTAGACAAATTGCGTGAGAAATTTGCAGGCATTGCTGAAACTTAG
- the rraA gene encoding ribonuclease E activity regulator RraA, translating into MNHYLTPDLCDAYPELVQVLEPMFSNFGGRDSFGGEIVTIKCFEDNSLVKEQAELKGNGKVLVVDGGGSLRRALLGDMIAEKAAKNGWEGMVIYGCIRDVDVIAQTDLGVQALASHPMKTEKRGIGDLNVLVTFAGVTFHPGHYIYADNNGVIVSPSPLQMPE; encoded by the coding sequence ATGAACCATTACCTCACGCCTGACCTGTGCGACGCCTATCCGGAGCTGGTGCAGGTGCTGGAACCGATGTTCAGCAATTTCGGCGGCCGTGATTCCTTCGGCGGCGAAATCGTGACCATCAAATGTTTCGAAGACAACTCGCTGGTCAAAGAGCAAGCCGAACTCAAGGGTAACGGCAAGGTGCTGGTGGTCGATGGCGGCGGTTCGCTGCGTCGCGCGCTGCTGGGCGACATGATCGCCGAGAAAGCCGCGAAAAACGGCTGGGAAGGGATGGTCATCTACGGTTGTATCCGTGACGTCGACGTTATTGCCCAGACCGATCTCGGCGTTCAGGCGTTGGCCAGCCATCCGATGAAAACCGAAAAGCGCGGTATCGGCGATCTCAACGTACTGGTGACTTTCGCCGGCGTGACGTTCCACCCGGGCCACTACATCTATGCGGACAACAACGGCGTGATCGTTTCGCCAAGTCCGCTGCAGATGCCTGAATAA
- a CDS encoding OmpA family protein, whose protein sequence is MKLKNTLGLAIGSLIAATSFGALAQGQGAVEGEINYKKQYNDSIDHVEDGFNPGAKIGYFLTDDVSINFGWDRNNHTRSNDGTGSQKLRGDNFGLTAQYHFNNAGDALRPYVEGGVKHGNLTNVAADGHTGRDQSTFLTAGAGVKYYFAENFFARAGVEADYKLDNGRWDYAPSVGLGVNFGGGGKPAAAPVPAPAEVCSDSDNDGVCDNVDKCPDTPANVTVDADGCPAVAEVVRVELDVKFDFDKSVVKPNSYADIKNLADFMKQYPATHTTVEGHTDSVGPDAYNQKLSERRANAVKQVLTQQYGVESSRVQSIGYGESRPVADNKTEAGRAVNRRVEAQVEAQAK, encoded by the coding sequence ATGAAACTGAAAAACACCTTGGGCTTGGCCATTGGTTCTCTTATTGCCGCTACTTCGTTCGGCGCACTGGCACAAGGCCAAGGCGCAGTTGAAGGCGAGATCAACTACAAGAAGCAGTACAACGACAGCATTGATCATGTCGAAGACGGCTTCAACCCAGGCGCCAAAATCGGTTACTTCCTGACCGACGACGTCTCGATCAACTTCGGCTGGGATCGTAACAACCACACCCGTTCGAACGACGGTACCGGTAGCCAGAAACTGCGCGGTGACAACTTCGGTCTGACCGCTCAGTACCACTTCAACAACGCTGGCGACGCTCTGCGTCCTTACGTTGAAGGTGGTGTTAAGCACGGCAACCTGACCAACGTAGCTGCTGACGGCCACACCGGTCGCGACCAGTCGACTTTCCTGACTGCTGGCGCTGGCGTTAAGTACTACTTCGCTGAAAACTTCTTCGCCCGTGCTGGCGTAGAAGCTGACTACAAACTGGACAACGGCCGTTGGGACTACGCTCCATCGGTTGGTCTGGGTGTGAACTTCGGTGGCGGCGGCAAGCCAGCTGCTGCTCCAGTTCCAGCTCCGGCTGAAGTCTGCTCCGACAGCGACAACGATGGCGTTTGCGACAACGTTGACAAGTGCCCGGACACCCCAGCCAACGTAACTGTTGACGCTGATGGCTGCCCAGCAGTTGCTGAAGTTGTTCGTGTAGAGCTGGACGTGAAGTTCGACTTCGACAAGTCGGTCGTCAAGCCAAACAGCTACGCTGACATCAAGAACCTGGCTGACTTCATGAAGCAGTACCCAGCCACTCACACCACTGTTGAAGGTCACACTGACTCCGTCGGTCCTGACGCTTACAACCAGAAACTGTCCGAGCGTCGTGCAAACGCCGTTAAGCAGGTTCTGACCCAGCAGTACGGTGTTGAGTCGTCCCGCGTTCAGTCGATCGGCTACGGCGAATCCCGCCCAGTTGCTGACAACAAAACTGAAGCTGGCCGTGCTGTTAACCGTCGCGTAGAAGCGCAGGTTGAAGCTCAAGCTAAGTAA
- a CDS encoding alpha/beta fold hydrolase, with protein MQSSSNLFPVALISAERRGDLSEDVYRLKPGNSPDWSVEIAVTRLGMADDTTPRGVPVILLHGSFSNRRFWFSPKGLGLGAYLTRLGFDVWIPEMRGHGLSQRNEDYRRNRVADYARYDLPAIAVFVREQSGQVPHWIGHSLGGITLAAALGGEYLGEPAVASAAFFGTQVSRTYWPLKIPPVEWSGRFILKRFAQLSGSRLKRGPEDEPIGLALESMRWYGLFGRFGDKDKDWWAGLAEVQVPVLAVTAAGDHQDPAWACRKLFEQIGSEHKQFVNLGREQGFSDNFGHVEMLVSKAAQAEVWPLVARWLNDQQTPLLGDKPDLAAAV; from the coding sequence ATGCAAAGCAGCAGCAACCTGTTTCCTGTCGCCCTGATCAGCGCCGAACGTCGCGGTGATCTGAGCGAAGATGTGTATCGACTCAAACCCGGCAACAGTCCCGACTGGTCCGTGGAAATCGCCGTGACCCGCTTGGGCATGGCCGACGACACGACACCACGCGGCGTGCCGGTGATTTTGTTGCACGGCAGTTTTTCCAATCGGCGCTTCTGGTTTTCCCCCAAGGGCCTCGGGTTGGGTGCGTACCTGACGCGCCTGGGCTTCGACGTGTGGATCCCGGAGATGCGCGGTCACGGCCTGTCGCAGCGCAACGAGGACTACCGGCGCAACCGCGTGGCCGACTACGCCCGTTACGATCTGCCGGCGATTGCCGTGTTCGTCCGCGAGCAGAGCGGGCAGGTTCCGCACTGGATCGGCCATTCGCTGGGCGGCATCACGCTGGCGGCGGCGCTGGGTGGCGAATACCTCGGCGAGCCGGCCGTGGCCTCGGCGGCGTTTTTCGGCACGCAGGTCAGCCGCACGTACTGGCCGCTGAAGATTCCACCGGTGGAGTGGAGCGGGCGCTTCATTCTCAAGCGTTTCGCGCAGTTGTCCGGCTCACGCCTCAAGCGCGGCCCGGAAGACGAGCCGATCGGGCTGGCGCTGGAAAGCATGCGCTGGTACGGCTTGTTCGGGCGTTTTGGCGACAAGGACAAGGACTGGTGGGCCGGCCTGGCCGAGGTTCAGGTGCCGGTGCTGGCAGTGACCGCGGCGGGCGATCATCAGGATCCGGCGTGGGCCTGTCGCAAACTGTTCGAGCAGATCGGCTCCGAGCACAAACAGTTCGTCAATCTGGGGCGCGAGCAGGGCTTCAGCGACAACTTCGGGCATGTCGAGATGTTGGTGAGCAAGGCGGCGCAGGCCGAGGTCTGGCCGCTGGTGGCACGCTGGTTGAACGATCAGCAGACGCCGTTGCTCGGCGACAAGCCGGATCTTGCCGCTGCGGTCTGA
- the ppsA gene encoding phosphoenolpyruvate synthase, protein MVEYVVSLDKLGKHDVEHVGGKNASLGEMISNLAGAGVSVPGGFATTAQAYRDFLELSGLNDQIHKALDALDVDDVNALAKTGAQIRQWIMDAEFPEKLNTEIRTAFAALSAGNPDVAVAVRSSATAEDLPDASFAGQQETFLNIRGVENVIRAAKEVFASLFNDRAISYRVHQGFDHKLVALSAGVQRMVRSETGTAGVMFTLDTESGFRDVVFITGAYGLGETVVQGAVNPDEFYVHKGTLEAGRPAILRRNLGSKAIKMIYGDEAKAGRSVKTVDVDKAERTRFCLTDAEVSELAKQAMIIEKHYGCPMDIEWAKDGDDGKLYIVQARPETVKSRTQANVMERYLLKETGTVLVEGRAIGQRIGAGKVRIIKDVSEMDKVQAGDVLVSDMTDPDWEPVMKRASAIVTNRGGRTCHAAIIARELGIPAVVGCGNATQLLKDGQGVTVSCAEGDTGYIFEGELGFDVKKNSVDAMPELPFKIMMNVGNPDRAFDFAQLPNAGVGLARLEFIINRMIGVHPKALLNYDGLPQEIKDSVDKRIAGYNDPVGFYVEKLVEGISTLAAAFWPKKVIVRLSDFKSNEYANLIGGKLYEPEEENPMLGFRGASRYISESFRDCFELECRALKRVRNEMGLTNVEIMVPFVRTLGEASQVVDLLAENGLARGDNGLRVIMMCELPSNAILAEEFLEFFDGFSIGSNDLTQLTLGLDRDSGIIAHLFDERNPAVKKLLANAIAACNKAGKYIGICGQGPSDHPDLAKWLMEQGIESVSLNPDSVLETWFFLAEGQAQA, encoded by the coding sequence TTGGTAGAGTACGTAGTTTCCCTCGATAAGCTCGGCAAACACGATGTTGAGCATGTGGGGGGCAAGAACGCATCCCTGGGCGAGATGATCAGCAACCTGGCGGGTGCCGGTGTGTCGGTCCCCGGCGGCTTTGCCACCACCGCGCAGGCCTATCGCGACTTTCTCGAACTGAGCGGCCTCAACGATCAGATCCACAAGGCTCTCGACGCCCTGGACGTCGATGACGTCAATGCACTGGCCAAGACCGGTGCGCAGATCCGTCAATGGATCATGGACGCCGAATTCCCTGAAAAACTCAATACCGAGATCCGCACCGCGTTCGCCGCGCTGTCGGCCGGTAACCCTGACGTGGCCGTGGCCGTGCGTTCTTCCGCCACCGCCGAAGACTTGCCGGATGCTTCGTTCGCCGGCCAGCAGGAAACCTTCCTGAACATCCGTGGTGTGGAAAACGTTATCCGCGCCGCCAAAGAGGTGTTCGCTTCGCTGTTCAACGACCGGGCGATTTCCTACCGCGTGCACCAGGGCTTCGACCACAAACTGGTCGCCCTGTCGGCTGGCGTGCAGCGCATGGTGCGTTCGGAAACCGGTACCGCCGGCGTGATGTTCACCCTCGATACCGAATCCGGTTTCCGTGACGTGGTGTTCATCACCGGCGCCTACGGTCTGGGCGAAACCGTTGTTCAAGGTGCGGTCAACCCCGACGAATTCTATGTACACAAAGGCACGCTGGAGGCTGGTCGCCCGGCGATCCTGCGCCGCAACCTCGGCAGCAAAGCCATCAAGATGATCTACGGCGACGAGGCCAAGGCCGGTCGTTCGGTGAAGACCGTCGATGTCGACAAGGCCGAACGCACGCGTTTCTGCCTGACCGACGCCGAAGTCAGCGAGCTGGCCAAGCAGGCGATGATCATCGAGAAGCACTACGGCTGCCCGATGGACATCGAGTGGGCCAAAGACGGTGACGACGGCAAGCTGTACATCGTGCAGGCCCGTCCGGAAACCGTGAAAAGCCGCACCCAGGCCAACGTCATGGAGCGTTACCTGCTGAAAGAAACCGGCACCGTGCTGGTGGAAGGTCGTGCCATCGGCCAGCGCATCGGCGCCGGTAAAGTGCGGATCATCAAGGACGTCTCGGAAATGGACAAAGTCCAGGCCGGCGACGTGCTGGTCTCCGACATGACCGACCCGGACTGGGAGCCGGTGATGAAGCGCGCCAGCGCCATCGTCACCAACCGTGGCGGCCGTACCTGCCACGCGGCGATCATCGCCCGTGAACTGGGGATTCCAGCGGTCGTGGGCTGCGGCAACGCCACCCAACTGTTGAAAGATGGCCAGGGCGTAACCGTGTCCTGCGCCGAAGGCGACACCGGTTACATCTTCGAAGGCGAGCTGGGCTTCGACGTCAAGAAGAACTCCGTCGACGCCATGCCGGAGTTGCCGTTCAAGATCATGATGAACGTCGGCAACCCGGACCGCGCCTTCGATTTCGCGCAGCTGCCGAACGCCGGTGTCGGCCTGGCCCGTCTGGAATTCATCATCAACCGCATGATCGGCGTCCACCCGAAAGCGCTGTTGAACTACGACGGCCTGCCGCAGGAAATCAAGGACAGCGTCGACAAGCGCATCGCCGGTTACAACGATCCGGTCGGTTTCTACGTCGAAAAACTGGTGGAAGGCATCAGCACCCTCGCGGCAGCGTTCTGGCCGAAGAAGGTCATCGTGCGTCTGTCGGACTTCAAGTCCAACGAATACGCGAACCTGATCGGCGGCAAGCTGTACGAGCCGGAAGAAGAAAACCCGATGCTCGGCTTCCGTGGCGCTTCACGTTACATCAGCGAATCGTTCCGTGACTGCTTCGAACTCGAATGCCGCGCGTTGAAACGCGTGCGCAACGAGATGGGCCTGACCAACGTCGAAATCATGGTGCCGTTCGTTCGTACCCTCGGCGAAGCCAGTCAGGTAGTCGATCTGCTCGCCGAAAACGGCCTGGCCCGTGGCGACAACGGCCTGCGCGTGATCATGATGTGCGAACTGCCATCCAACGCGATCCTGGCTGAAGAATTCCTCGAGTTCTTCGACGGTTTCTCGATCGGTTCCAACGACCTGACTCAGCTGACACTGGGCCTGGACCGTGACTCCGGGATCATCGCGCACCTGTTCGACGAGCGTAATCCGGCGGTCAAGAAGCTGTTGGCCAACGCGATTGCCGCGTGCAACAAGGCCGGCAAATACATCGGCATCTGCGGTCAGGGCCCTTCGGACCACCCGGATCTGGCCAAGTGGCTGATGGAGCAGGGCATCGAAAGCGTGTCGCTGAACCCGGACTCCGTGCTGGAAACCTGGTTCTTCCTCGCCGAAGGTCAGGCGCAGGCTTGA